The sequence ATTTCTGCTGCTGTGAAGGGGTTTTTCAGCAGGGGGGTCTCTCTGCAAAAAAGAGCCCCGCACCTGCGAAGCTCTTTTGAAGTCGAAAAGGAAGCTGATTACGCTGCCTTCGAAGCTCGGAAGCACGCCGTGCAGAGCACGGGGCGGCCTCCTTCGGACTCTGGCTTCGGCTTGAAGGGCACCTGGCACTGAGCACCGCACTGGGCGCAGACGGCGTCGAACTTTTGGTTCCGCTCGTCCTTACGCTTGTTGCGGCAATCCTTGCACCGCTGGGGGGCATTCAGATTGCGGGAGGCGTAGAACTCTTGTTCGCCCTCCGTGAACGTGAATGCGGCACCGCAGTCGCGGCAGGTGATCTGCTGATCTGCCATACAGAGAATAGGAAAGAAGGAAGTAAATGACAGTTCCTTCGATCAGGTTCTCGTTGACGAGGTCTGGAAGGACGCTGTTGCACCCATCGTACAAAGAGTTGGTACTCCTGTCAAATGGATGCTCGATCCTCCGCCCCTACCCTGTAGAATGACGCTATGCTGTTTTGTCCGTTCCCTTCCCCTCTCTGTTGATGCGTTTCCCCGATGATCTCGCTCCACTCATTCCCGGCTTCGAGCCATCGGGCATTCATGTCGTGGTGACCGATGCGGATGGCAGGATCGTATATGCCAACAAGGCAGCCGAACGCAATACGGGGTTTACGCTCAGCGAAATGATCGGGCACAAGCCCGGGGAGGTGTGGGGAGGACGGATGCCCGCCGCCTTCTACCAGGACATGTGGCGGACGATCCGGGATTTTCGGCAGCCGTACGTTGGATTCGTCGAGAACCATCGCAAGACCGGAGAACTGTATTGGCAGGAACTCCACGTCGTGCCCATCGTCGACCGGCAGCAGACGATCCGCTACTTCGTGGGTCTCGAGCAGGCGGCCGAGAGGCCGCACCTCCGCGAGGAGCTGATCCACGAAGCGGCAGCAACCACGCGTCCCGAGCCTCTCTTGCAGGTGCGCTGGCCGCTCGAATGGCTGTTTGACTCCAGTGATCTTGCGCCGGAGCAACTGGATGAACTCAGGCAGCGCTACGAGGCCAACAAGGGCATTGATACCCTGACAGCCGATCTCATGCTGCTCTCGACTGCCCATCAGGCCAGTCTGTCTGCACCCGAGAAGCTGGATCCGTTCACCGTTGTGGAAGAGGTCGTGCGCGAGGTGCAATCACGTTTCTCCGGGCGGGCGTATACGGTGAGGCGCGAGGGGGGTGCGTGTGCGGTACTCGCGAACCGGGGGTTACTGCACATCGTGCTCGGTGCCGTTGTCACCAACGCTGCCGAGTACGCGGCGGCGCAGACGGGTCAGGTGCAGGTGACAGTCGGGCACAGCGGGGACCGGTGCGAGATCGTCTGCACCGACAATGGCATCGGCATTTCGGCGGAGGATCGCCCGCGCGTGTTCCGCCAGTTCTTCCGCGGGGTGGCGGCCCGGTCGGTTGAGCCGCGAGGGTCGGGATTGGGGCTTCACATCGCCAAGCTCATCGCCGACGCGTTCCACTGGACCATCGTGATTGAATCGAAAAAAGGCGCGGGCACGACCTGCACCATCACGATTCCCTGTTTCGGGGGAGGCGTCACACAGCCCTGATGCCCGGCAGGTCGCACACCTTCGTCGCCGGATGCACCACGTGTTCGGGGGTCTGCCCGGCCTGCCACTGCCGGATCGATTCGAAGCAGTCGGTGTACATGCTTGCCACGCTCACGTCGGCGTAGAAGGCGATGTGGGGTGTGGTCACGACATTCGGGTGATCGATGAGCTCCTTGTTCTCCGCAAAGTTTTTCTCATGTTCCAGGACATCCAGGAGCGCGTAGCGGATCTTGCCACCTTTCAGGCCCTGGAGCAGCGCCTTCGAGTCGATGAGCGAGCCACGCGCGGTATTCACCAGAATCACGCCGCTCTTCATTTGCCTGATCGTCTTGTCATTGATCATGTGCTCCGCCTCGGGGATTGCGGGCAGGTGCAGCGTGATGATGTCGCTCTGCTGCAAGAGCTGCTCCAATGAGACGTACTCCACGCCCAGCAGGTCCGCGAGCTCCAGTGTGCGGCACCGGTCGAAGGCGATGATGCGCATGCCGAATCCGTGTGCGGCTTGTGCAACCCTGCGGCCGATTTTGCCCGTGCCCACGATGCCGATGGTCTTGCCCCGGAGTGTCATCCCTTTGAGCCCGTGATAGTCGAAGGTGCCCCCCTCCACGCGTTTCTCGCCTTCGGTGATGTGACGCATGGTCGAGAGAAGCAGGGCGAAGACGTGCTCGGCGATGACGTGCGAGCCGTAGTCCGGCACGTGGCAGACGACGATCCCGCGCTCTTTGCAGGCTGCAAGATCGATGTGGTCGTACCCCACCGACCGCGTGATGATCAGTTTGAGCTTGGGGAGCTTTGCCAATTCCGCTTTGGTGAGCTTCGAGTAGATGAAGATGCAGAGAACCTCGGCATCCGCACACTGCCCGGCAACACCCTTCACCGTGAAGGTTTCTTTGAGGATGAGTGCATCGGGGTAGATGCTCTTCACGAGCGCCGCATCTTCCGGGTCGACTTCCAGAAAGGTGATGGCTGCCATACGTCAGTCATTGTACGTTGTTTGCACGGGGGCGCCTAGATGGCGAGGCCGACGAAGTTTCGCAGCACCGCCCCCACGCCGTAGGCCACGGCTGCGCACAGCAGCCCCACGCTCACGATCTCGAGCGGACCCCTGAAGATGCGCTCGCGGGTGACGGCGCTTCGGGTGACGCCGAGCAGCAGGAGGGCGGCGGTCGTGGAGGCGAGAGCCGCTTCGAAGCGCAGGGCATCGGGGACGGGGAGGAGGTAAGGGATGAGGGGAATGGCACCAAAGAATGCAAAGGAGCAGAACGTCATGAGGCCCTTGAAGACCGGACGGTCCTGTTCGGAGCCTGTGATTCCGTGTTCTTCGTGCAGCATGACATCTACCCAGCGTTCCTTGTCGGCCGTGATGGTGGCGACGACATTCTCGAGCAGTTCGCCGGAAAATCCCTTTGCCCTGAAGGCATGGCGCACCTCCTCCCGTTCGATTTCGGGATCATCTTCGATTTCCTGAGCTTCTTCTTTACGGACGCGGAGTGCCCGATCGTGTTCCGATCGCAGCGACAGAAAGACTCCGGCGCCCATCGAGATGCCGTCTGCCAGCAAATTGGCGAGGCCGAGGATGACGACGACAACCGACGCGAGGTGCGCGCCGGCCGTGCCCGCTACGACCGCAAAGGTCGTTACGATGCCGTCATTGCCTCCGAGGACGATATCCTGAATGTACTCGCGCAAGCGCGAGCCGTGGATACCGGCTTCTTCATGCGCAGCCAGTGCCTGCTCAAGATCGGGATGCTGCGTCATCGTCCGGAATGGCTAGCGGGCCGCAGAGGAGGCCGAGCCGGCATTCAGAGCTCCGTTGGCACCGGGGCAGCCAAACCAGCCTTTGTCATCTTGACTCATCATCCAGGCGGCACCGGATTTCAGGCTGCCCATGCGGCGCAGCGGCATACCGAAGGTTCCGCCGAGCAGAGCGCCGATGATACCAATGGCGAGGAACCACGAGATGGCGGATTTCAACTGCTGCTTCGTTGCGAAGCGCGCGGCCCAGATGACCATGAAGACGAAGCCCATGAGGAGGACAAGACCGAAAATGTGAGGCATGGAAGAGAAGGGGAAGATTTGCTGGCTACTTTACTCGCCCGGGGGCACCTACGGAAGTAGCTGATTGCTGTTCCGTAAGAAGAGATGCGAGTTTCGCTTTGTTCACCGCGTCGAACAGGGCACGGACTGTCGTCTCTGTGACGTCGGTGCCTTGTGCGGTTCCCTGGCATTCCATTTTTCCGATGCGGATCGTGACGCCGGTTACGCTGCCACTGCGCTCTCCTTGCGTCTGATCCGATTCCTCCCACTGATCGATGAGCTGGAAGTCGAGTCCGGACTGTTCACGCAGGATGGCGGTTACAGCCTGGAGGACCCCTTGTTTTTCCTCCGAATGTCCCGTGAGCGTTTGCTCCCCGTTCCGGCCGCTTACGGTCAGATGTACTTCCCACTGACCATTCTTCGCTGCCCGCAGGAATTGTGTTCCTCCCGTGCTTTCAATTGGAACGCCCACGCCGAAATATTGGAAGAGCAGACTTCGGTATTCGTCGGGCGTGACGATGCGGCACTCCGTTCCGCGTTTCGTTTCCGCAAATGCTTTTGCAAATGCCGTGAACGGCACCAGATCTGTCTCGGGGATGTGATACCCCAGTTGCCGTGCGTAGACGTCAGCAACGCCTTTGCCCGACGTCGCGCCAAACTCAATGTTAAAATCATCGAATCCGACATCTTGTGGAACATTATCGCGGTACGCGCCGTTGCGGATGCCGATGCGGTCCTGCGCTGCGACGTGGGTTCCCGTGCCCAGCGCATTGATCCCGGTACCAACGAATGGGGTGTTGCGGGGGACCGACACGCGGCTCAGTGCACTGACGATGCGGCTCAGTCGTACCAGCATTTCCGCCCTGATGTGATCGAAATTCACCATCGGGAACCTGTCCTTTCGATAACGCGCCGTCATCACAGTCTCTGCAAGGGAGGCGTTGCCTGCTCTCTCGCCCAATCCGTTGACCGTGAGCTCTGCCTGCTTGAGAGCGTCGCCCATGCCTTTCAGGGCATACAACGTATTGGCCGTTGCCAGCCCGTGGTCGTCGTGATTGTGTGTGCTCTGCCGCATCCTGTGCTCCC is a genomic window of Candidatus Peribacter riflensis containing:
- a CDS encoding phosphoglycerate dehydrogenase; protein product: MAAITFLEVDPEDAALVKSIYPDALILKETFTVKGVAGQCADAEVLCIFIYSKLTKAELAKLPKLKLIITRSVGYDHIDLAACKERGIVVCHVPDYGSHVIAEHVFALLLSTMRHITEGEKRVEGGTFDYHGLKGMTLRGKTIGIVGTGKIGRRVAQAAHGFGMRIIAFDRCRTLELADLLGVEYVSLEQLLQQSDIITLHLPAIPEAEHMINDKTIRQMKSGVILVNTARGSLIDSKALLQGLKGGKIRYALLDVLEHEKNFAENKELIDHPNVVTTPHIAFYADVSVASMYTDCFESIRQWQAGQTPEHVVHPATKVCDLPGIRAV
- a CDS encoding NarL family signal transduction histidine kinase; translation: MRFPDDLAPLIPGFEPSGIHVVVTDADGRIVYANKAAERNTGFTLSEMIGHKPGEVWGGRMPAAFYQDMWRTIRDFRQPYVGFVENHRKTGELYWQELHVVPIVDRQQTIRYFVGLEQAAERPHLREELIHEAAATTRPEPLLQVRWPLEWLFDSSDLAPEQLDELRQRYEANKGIDTLTADLMLLSTAHQASLSAPEKLDPFTVVEEVVREVQSRFSGRAYTVRREGGACAVLANRGLLHIVLGAVVTNAAEYAAAQTGQVQVTVGHSGDRCEIVCTDNGIGISAEDRPRVFRQFFRGVAARSVEPRGSGLGLHIAKLIADAFHWTIVIESKKGAGTTCTITIPCFGGGVTQP
- a CDS encoding 2-isopropylmalate synthase → MESASSPITEPQQVIVFDTTLRDGDQAGVLFDEDQKVVIAHSLEDIGVDVIEAGNAFSGTFDQRSIARIAQEVRRPVICSLAICKRESVEASAKALERAEHPRIHIYRASSREHLDKVFHGMGEEQYLDDIAAHIELARRYVPDVEYSAEDATNTPREFLARIGIRAAEAGATTFNIPDTYGQALPTEMEELMAYLSQNIPAIREHRMRQSTHNHDDHGLATANTLYALKGMGDALKQAELTVNGLGERAGNASLAETVMTARYRKDRFPMVNFDHIRAEMLVRLSRIVSALSRVSVPRNTPFVGTGINALGTGTHVAAQDRIGIRNGAYRDNVPQDVGFDDFNIEFGATSGKGVADVYARQLGYHIPETDLVPFTAFAKAFAETKRGTECRIVTPDEYRSLLFQYFGVGVPIESTGGTQFLRAAKNGQWEVHLTVSGRNGEQTLTGHSEEKQGVLQAVTAILREQSGLDFQLIDQWEESDQTQGERSGSVTGVTIRIGKMECQGTAQGTDVTETTVRALFDAVNKAKLASLLTEQQSATSVGAPGRVK